One part of the Granulicella arctica genome encodes these proteins:
- a CDS encoding DUF1365 domain-containing protein, whose translation MIVDSGIYVGTLRHRRWLPKKHEFTYPIFLSLLDIDRLPELMQVSRLTSYNKPNILSYREHDHFGDVQQPLRDRLHLDAVRHRVGAPNGPVRLLTHLRYCGYNFNPVSFFYCYGEDGGLHRMVAEVNNTFGETHNYWLGSAQEIHTAASKRYRFAKAFHVSPFMPADHTYDWTFTEPGDTLTVNCMNLEHGALAFDSTLRLERREWNPREIRRAILTYPFMTAKVIAAIHWQAMRLLIKRVPVVAHPGTTNFARRNSQDLGASWKTH comes from the coding sequence ATGATCGTCGACTCCGGCATCTACGTAGGCACATTGCGACACCGGCGCTGGCTGCCGAAGAAGCACGAGTTTACCTATCCCATCTTCCTGTCGCTGCTCGATATCGATCGCCTGCCAGAGCTCATGCAGGTCTCGCGACTCACCTCATACAACAAGCCCAACATCCTGAGCTACCGAGAGCACGACCACTTCGGCGATGTACAACAACCCCTGCGCGATCGCCTGCACCTCGATGCGGTCAGACATCGCGTCGGTGCTCCCAATGGCCCTGTGCGCCTGCTGACGCATCTGCGGTACTGCGGATACAACTTCAATCCCGTGTCGTTCTTCTACTGCTATGGAGAGGACGGCGGCCTCCATCGCATGGTAGCCGAGGTGAACAACACCTTCGGCGAAACCCATAACTACTGGCTCGGTTCAGCACAGGAGATCCATACAGCCGCAAGCAAGCGATACCGCTTCGCAAAGGCGTTTCATGTATCTCCGTTCATGCCCGCAGACCACACCTACGATTGGACCTTCACCGAGCCCGGCGACACCTTGACCGTAAACTGCATGAACCTCGAGCACGGCGCGCTCGCCTTCGATTCAACGCTTCGATTGGAGCGCCGCGAGTGGAACCCGCGTGAGATTCGTCGCGCCATCCTGACCTATCCGTTCATGACTGCAAAGGTCATCGCGGCCATCCACTGGCAGGCCATGCGACTGCTCATCAAACGAGTTCCGGTAGTGGCTCATCCCGGCACAACAAACTTTGCGCGAAGAAATTCGCAGGATCTGGGGGCATCATGGAAGACACACTAA
- a CDS encoding SAM-dependent methyltransferase: MEDTLTQVETNQSIAQRMFYRAMQSISDCCLEIRHGGESRIFGDPAHPLRAEMHIHASRFFSRALFGGEIAIGEAFMDGDWSSPDLVALVRAGVRNMRQVDTANPLLTVATRTMNWLRHRNNNNTETGSKKNIAYHYDLGNDFYRLFLDESMAYSCAYHATAETSLEDAQRAKFDLICRKLDLKPSDHLLEIGTGWGGFAAYAATHYGCRITTTTISAQQHAVAEQRFTELAKSNSKITLLFEDYRKLTGAFDKIVSIEMFEAVGFKHYDEFFAACNRLLKPQGMMLLQTITMNERSFKGYLRQSDWIKKYIFPGAELASVAGILQSTARVGTLQMAHLEEIGEHYAVTLRCWRQRFLAKLADARAMGFEERFLRMWEYYLAYCEGGFLEHYIGDVQILMIKPAASLTHLVQL, from the coding sequence ATGGAAGACACACTAACGCAGGTAGAAACGAACCAATCCATCGCGCAGCGAATGTTCTACCGCGCCATGCAGAGCATCAGCGACTGTTGCCTGGAGATACGCCACGGCGGAGAGTCCCGTATCTTTGGCGATCCCGCTCATCCCTTACGCGCAGAGATGCACATACACGCATCACGCTTCTTCTCCCGCGCACTCTTCGGCGGAGAGATCGCCATCGGCGAAGCTTTCATGGACGGCGACTGGAGCTCCCCCGATCTCGTCGCGCTCGTCCGTGCCGGCGTCCGCAACATGCGCCAGGTAGATACCGCCAACCCCCTCCTGACAGTAGCAACGCGCACCATGAACTGGCTCCGGCATCGGAACAACAACAACACCGAGACCGGCAGCAAAAAAAATATCGCCTATCACTACGACCTCGGCAACGACTTCTACCGATTGTTTCTCGATGAGTCGATGGCCTACTCCTGCGCCTATCACGCAACAGCCGAGACTTCCCTCGAAGACGCGCAAAGAGCGAAGTTCGACCTCATCTGTCGCAAGCTCGATCTAAAGCCGAGCGATCACCTGTTGGAGATCGGTACCGGATGGGGCGGCTTCGCGGCCTATGCCGCAACACACTACGGATGCCGCATCACAACGACAACAATCAGCGCGCAACAACACGCAGTTGCGGAGCAGCGCTTCACAGAGCTGGCAAAGAGCAACTCAAAGATCACACTGCTCTTCGAGGACTATCGCAAACTCACAGGAGCCTTCGACAAGATCGTCAGCATTGAGATGTTCGAGGCCGTAGGCTTCAAACACTATGACGAATTCTTTGCTGCATGCAACCGCCTCCTGAAGCCCCAAGGCATGATGCTGCTGCAAACAATCACGATGAATGAGCGCAGCTTCAAGGGATACCTCCGGCAAAGCGACTGGATCAAGAAGTACATCTTTCCCGGTGCAGAGCTGGCCTCAGTCGCAGGCATTCTGCAATCGACAGCACGCGTAGGAACCTTGCAGATGGCGCACCTCGAAGAGATAGGCGAGCACTACGCCGTCACACTCCGCTGCTGGCGACAGCGTTTCCTCGCAAAGCTCGCAGACGCACGCGCAATGGGATTTGAAGAGCGCTTTCTTCGCATGTGGGAGTACTACCTCGCCTACTGCGAAGGAGGATTTCTCGAACACTACATCGGCGATGTGCAGATCCTTATGATCAAGCCAGCCGCATCCCTCACCCACCTGGTGCAACTGTAG
- a CDS encoding Lrp/AsnC family transcriptional regulator — translation MTAKRDLDVFDLKLLSEVQKNAQLSQGELGAKVNLSAAAVNRRLKRLADEGIIKKYVAVIAPEALGYALNIVAQVEVERERIDLLDAMKKVFEACPQVQQCYWVTGEWDFVLMLAVRDMEQYNELTRQMFFKNNNVKRFKTLVVLKHVKSGLEVPID, via the coding sequence TTGACTGCCAAGAGAGACCTCGACGTCTTCGACCTCAAGCTTCTGTCCGAAGTGCAGAAGAACGCTCAGCTCTCGCAAGGCGAGTTAGGCGCAAAGGTGAACCTGTCTGCCGCTGCTGTTAACAGACGTCTGAAGCGTCTGGCCGATGAGGGAATCATCAAGAAGTATGTGGCGGTGATTGCACCGGAGGCGCTTGGCTACGCTCTGAACATTGTGGCTCAGGTGGAGGTTGAACGAGAGAGGATCGATCTGCTGGATGCGATGAAAAAAGTCTTCGAGGCTTGTCCGCAGGTGCAGCAATGTTATTGGGTGACGGGCGAATGGGACTTCGTTCTGATGCTTGCGGTGCGCGACATGGAGCAATATAACGAATTGACCCGACAGATGTTTTTCAAGAACAACAATGTGAAGCGCTTCAAAACGCTGGTTGTGTTGAAGCACGTCAAATCAGGTTTAGAGGTTCCGATCGACTAG
- a CDS encoding pyridoxal-phosphate dependent enzyme has protein sequence MAQTNAGYSTHASPLPILSVGDSRLEMVAGEVHLPDPCLDAEIDSLHATLEQFRQRFGYGRAIAAPQTGIMKRVIAMNLGAGRITLINPEITWRSNDCIELWDDCLSVPDKVVRVRRHRSISITYRDEQRRKRTWSHIAPDLSELLQHEVDHLNGILMLTRAVAEDAIRPIAQRQQLVAASRPAHRLSLAQIATAARTIDPVFRNTPQYECDALNQALNCRITLKVETLNPIRSFKGRGADFFFQELDARNETRPIVCASAGNFGQALAYFGRKRERKIIVFASSLANPAKLDSMSTLGADLRIVGDDYDAAKAAAKEFAATQNACMVEDGQEPEISEGAGTIAVELLAANPAFDHILLPLGNGALLNGCARWFKAASPTTMVSGVVAAGADCMRQSFQRKSVVQTESVHTIADGIAVRVPVPLAVSDMYGIVDDIRVVDDARIKEAMRLLYRTAALFVEPAAAAGLAAILAQPEPFAGKSIALVLTGAHLTKTQLQEWILNEPSIRD, from the coding sequence GTGGCGCAGACAAACGCAGGCTATTCGACCCATGCCTCTCCTCTTCCAATTCTCAGCGTTGGAGACAGCCGCCTTGAAATGGTAGCCGGCGAAGTTCATTTGCCTGATCCCTGCCTCGACGCCGAGATCGACAGCCTGCACGCAACGCTGGAGCAGTTCCGTCAACGCTTCGGCTACGGAAGGGCTATCGCAGCTCCTCAGACCGGCATCATGAAGCGCGTCATTGCCATGAACCTCGGTGCTGGACGCATCACGTTAATCAATCCAGAGATCACGTGGCGCAGCAACGATTGCATCGAGCTTTGGGATGACTGCCTCAGTGTGCCCGACAAGGTCGTTCGAGTCAGACGGCATCGCAGCATCTCCATCACCTATCGAGACGAGCAACGTAGGAAGCGCACCTGGAGCCATATAGCGCCGGATCTCTCCGAGCTCTTGCAGCACGAAGTCGATCATCTCAACGGCATCCTCATGCTCACCCGTGCCGTCGCAGAAGATGCAATCCGCCCCATCGCGCAGCGGCAGCAACTCGTTGCCGCAAGCCGCCCTGCACATCGCCTGTCCCTGGCGCAGATCGCAACAGCCGCTCGCACAATCGATCCCGTCTTTCGCAATACGCCCCAGTACGAGTGCGACGCTCTCAACCAGGCACTCAACTGCCGCATCACGCTCAAGGTGGAGACACTCAACCCCATCCGCAGCTTCAAAGGCCGAGGCGCAGATTTTTTCTTCCAGGAACTCGATGCGCGCAACGAGACGCGCCCGATCGTCTGTGCAAGCGCCGGCAACTTCGGACAGGCACTCGCTTATTTCGGAAGAAAGCGAGAGCGAAAGATCATCGTATTCGCATCGTCTCTCGCAAACCCAGCCAAGCTCGACAGCATGAGCACCCTTGGCGCCGATCTAAGAATTGTGGGCGACGACTATGACGCCGCCAAGGCAGCGGCAAAAGAGTTCGCCGCTACACAAAACGCCTGCATGGTCGAAGACGGACAAGAGCCGGAGATCTCGGAAGGCGCAGGCACCATCGCCGTCGAACTATTGGCCGCAAATCCGGCCTTCGATCACATCCTCCTGCCTCTTGGAAACGGCGCTCTCCTCAACGGCTGCGCTCGCTGGTTCAAGGCTGCAAGTCCGACGACCATGGTCTCCGGGGTCGTCGCGGCAGGCGCGGATTGCATGCGCCAGTCGTTCCAACGAAAGAGCGTCGTGCAAACCGAATCCGTGCACACCATCGCCGATGGAATCGCAGTGCGTGTCCCCGTACCCCTCGCAGTGTCCGATATGTACGGTATCGTCGATGACATCCGTGTCGTCGACGACGCCCGGATCAAAGAAGCGATGCGTCTGCTATACCGCACAGCCGCATTGTTCGTCGAGCCCGCAGCCGCAGCAGGGCTCGCCGCCATACTGGCACAACCAGAACCCTTTGCAGGAAAGAGCATCGCACTCGTACTAACCGGCGCTCATCTCACAAAAACCCAACTGCAAGAGTGGATACTCAATGAGCCATCCATAAGAGATTAA
- the dnaN gene encoding DNA polymerase III subunit beta: MSTTAAPTGNLEITVSRAELLRELTAAQSVVERKTTIPILSNFLFEAADDTLTITATDLDQSLKTSCSAKVKKAGACTIPARKLYDYIKLLPEGDISIKLMDNHWVQIRAGRSNTKMVGMARANFPQVAEFPTTGAVKVSVVSLKNMVSKTIFAISNEESRYTLNGALLVLKAESMAMVATDGHRLAHIEKLGETLEGVSGEKKTLIPRKALSELSSLLSNTDAETMDFADDDSTLFFKVGGRVLTSRKLTGQFPNYEAVLPRDNNKFVIVRSEDLMGSIQRVAQFADERSGAIKIRLESNELKLSSSSTDAGESEDSIETPYQYDPLVVGFNSQYLIDFLKAIGNQGEVRLEFKDAQSAGQMRPEDGNEDVKYRYILMPMRI, from the coding sequence ATGAGCACAACGGCAGCGCCGACTGGCAATTTGGAGATCACCGTATCGCGTGCGGAGCTGCTGCGCGAGCTGACGGCGGCGCAGAGCGTGGTCGAGCGGAAGACGACGATTCCGATCCTGTCGAACTTTCTGTTCGAGGCGGCGGACGACACGTTGACGATTACGGCGACGGATCTGGACCAGAGCCTGAAGACGAGCTGCTCGGCGAAGGTGAAGAAGGCGGGCGCGTGTACGATTCCGGCGCGGAAGCTGTACGACTACATCAAGCTGCTGCCTGAGGGCGATATTTCGATCAAGCTGATGGACAACCACTGGGTGCAGATCCGGGCGGGGCGGTCGAATACGAAGATGGTGGGGATGGCGCGGGCGAACTTTCCGCAGGTGGCGGAGTTTCCGACGACGGGCGCGGTGAAGGTGTCGGTGGTGTCGTTGAAGAACATGGTGTCGAAGACGATCTTCGCGATCTCGAATGAGGAGAGCCGATACACGCTAAATGGCGCGCTGCTGGTGCTGAAGGCCGAGAGCATGGCGATGGTGGCGACGGATGGGCATCGGCTGGCACATATCGAGAAGCTGGGGGAGACGCTGGAAGGAGTGTCGGGCGAGAAGAAGACGCTGATCCCGCGGAAGGCGCTGAGCGAGCTGAGTTCCCTGCTGAGCAATACGGATGCGGAGACGATGGACTTTGCGGATGACGACTCGACGCTGTTCTTCAAGGTGGGCGGACGGGTGCTGACGAGCCGCAAGCTGACGGGGCAGTTTCCGAACTACGAGGCGGTGCTGCCTCGGGATAACAACAAGTTTGTGATTGTGCGGAGCGAGGATCTGATGGGGTCGATCCAGCGGGTGGCGCAGTTCGCGGATGAGCGGTCGGGAGCGATCAAGATTCGGCTGGAGTCGAATGAGCTGAAGCTGTCGTCGTCGTCGACGGATGCGGGTGAGTCGGAGGATTCGATTGAGACGCCGTACCAGTACGATCCGCTGGTGGTGGGGTTCAACTCGCAGTACCTGATCGACTTTTTGAAGGCGATTGGGAACCAGGGCGAGGTGCGGCTGGAGTTCAAGGACGCGCAGAGCGCGGGGCAGATGCGGCCGGAGGATGGGAATGAGGATGTGAAGTATCGGTATATTTTGATGCCGATGCGCATCTGA
- a CDS encoding NAD(P)-dependent oxidoreductase, which translates to MRIAIFGASGTTGQLLTERCLAAGYGVTALLRTPETFPLKASVRTLQGSIFDPTAIADTLEGSDAVLSALGARSLRKEDILERAIPLITAAMQGQGPQRIIALGSAGALPTSLDKQPAWRRWIVQHLVYTTVLKYPIASQIAQYATLSASPLDWTMPMPPMLTNTPARGTYRIDPEALPRNGSRISRADVADFMIAQLTTSQWSRRGVYLSW; encoded by the coding sequence ATGCGCATCGCCATCTTCGGAGCCAGCGGAACCACCGGCCAGCTCCTCACCGAGCGCTGCCTCGCCGCCGGTTATGGCGTCACCGCCCTCCTCCGCACCCCCGAAACCTTCCCCCTGAAGGCCAGCGTCCGCACCCTGCAAGGCAGCATCTTCGACCCCACCGCCATCGCCGACACCCTCGAAGGCTCCGACGCCGTCCTCTCCGCCCTCGGAGCCCGCTCCCTCCGCAAAGAGGACATCCTCGAGCGCGCCATCCCCCTCATCACCGCCGCCATGCAAGGCCAAGGCCCCCAACGCATCATCGCTCTCGGCAGCGCCGGAGCCCTCCCCACCTCACTCGACAAGCAACCCGCCTGGCGCCGCTGGATCGTCCAGCACCTCGTCTACACCACCGTCCTCAAATACCCCATAGCCTCCCAGATCGCCCAGTACGCCACCCTCAGCGCCAGCCCCCTCGACTGGACCATGCCCATGCCACCGATGCTCACCAACACCCCCGCCCGCGGCACCTACCGCATCGACCCCGAAGCCCTCCCCCGCAACGGCTCCCGCATCAGCCGAGCCGACGTAGCCGACTTCATGATCGCCCAGCTCACCACCTCCCAATGGAGCCGCCGCGGCGTCTACCTCTCCTGGTAA